CTCACCACCTGAAAGATACCATTGTCTCGCAGAGAGAACAAATCCAGCATTACCTGTTTTTATCTTATTACACAGTCGCGTAATCTCCACCGGTAAAAAATGTTTATGGTGTTCAAAATATATACCTATTTTACATCCATAATCATTGAGAATCTTTGCTACAGAATAAAGACGTTCAATATAGAAACTGATATTGTCTTTCAATAGTTTACTACTACCTAATTCTATATAAGTTACTGCTCTGAATGCTTCCAGATAGGAAGCGTTTCTTGCATAATTTTCAAGTTTTTCAATACCTTTATCGTAAATTCTCTGTTCACTATCTAAAGAAAATGGAAGTTTCCATATACCTGCTTTTAGATTAAAAGAGTCAAACATTCCTTTAACATATGCAGGAGAATGTTCTTTTATAAGAATGGATATTTCCTCTATATTAATTTCAACCCCTTGAAAACTACCAATTGTAGCAAGTCGTAATTTCTCTCGTATCCCTGTATCCTTATCAAAAACATCTGCTGGAAGAGTTCTAAACATACGTTTCTCCTTATGTTTCTTAAACTTTCCGTTTTGACTTATTATTTTTAACTTTTTACTTATTATAATATAATCTATCAAAATGGAAAACACTTTTCATATACAATGGCACATAACAGACAGATGTAACTTACGATGTCTTCATTGCTATCAGGATAGTTTTTCTTCAAAGAGTGAGTTACCTCTATCTTCTCTTGAAAAAATTTTTTCAAATATGGTGGATTTTGTAGAAAAGAGAAGACAGAAACTTGTAATTGATATAACGGGTGGTGAACCATTTCTCTATAATGATTGGGCCACTTTAGTTTCACTAATATATAAACATCCTCAAGTGAAAAAAACAGGGATAATAACTAATGGATTTTTTCTCAATGAAAGAAATATAAAGTTACTTGAAAACTTTAAGAACCTTACACTAAAAATATCAGCAGAAGGAATGAATAAACAAATATTTGAATTGTTTAGAGGGAAAGGTACATACGACGAGTTTTTATATATATGCGAACATCTAAAAAATGCTCTGCCTAAAGAAAAGATATTGATGTTTACATTGACAAAAGAAAATGTAAAAAATGTTCCATATCTGTTTGATTTTATTAAGGATTATAATTTCAGTGCCTTTGTTCTTGAAAGATTCATTCCATGGGGGAGAGGAAGAAAAATTTTAGAGTCAATTATTTCATTGCCTGATTGGCTTTATATAATCAATGTTCTATGTGAGATATGTAAGGTAGAAAAAGATATGGATTCTCTTTTACCCTACAGGGGCTTTATGGTCAAATTGGATAATAAGGGTAAATATAATCTTTTTGGAGCACCCTGTATTATAGGAATTGACGGGATAGCTGTGATGCCTGATGGCAGTGTTTATCCCTGTAGAAGATTTCCTGTCAATATAGGCAATTTATTACAGAATAAACTTGAAGATATATGGGAAAAATCTGACGTTCTTGAAAAATTGAGAATTTATCCCTTGAAAGGTAAATGTAAAAATTGTAAAATTACACACTGCCGTGGTTGTAGGGCGCTGGCTTATAGTATAACAGGAGACTTTATGGAAGAAGACATAATGTGTCCATTAACAAAAGGGGGATGGGAAAATGGATATGATGCCTAAAAAGGTCTTTCTGACCAAAGGAGTGGGGAAGCATAAGGAAAAGTTAACAAGTTTTGAGCTTGCATTAAGGGATGCAGGGATAGCACAGTTTAATCTTGTTTCTATCTCAAGTATATTCCCGCCACACTGTAAACTTATATCAAAGCAAGCAGGACTGGCACAACTTAAAGCAGGACAGGTTGTATATACGGTCTTGAGCAGAAATGCCACCAATGAACCACACCGTCTTATCACTGCATCGGTAGGTATTGCTATACCGAAAGAAAGGTCACATTATGGTTATCTCTCTGAACATGAGGGTTTTGGAGAGACAGAAGATAAAGCTGGTGATTATGCAGAAGACCTCGCTGCAACAATGCTTGCTACAATACTCGGAATTGAGTTTGACCCTGACTCTTCTTATGATAAGAAAAAAGAAATCTGGAGAATGTCCAACAGAATAGTTAAAACAACAAATATTACACAGTCAGCAGTGGGAGATAAAAATGGACTGTGGACAACTGTTATAGCAGCTGCTGTGTTTATTATGGAATGACTTTTTATTAAGACAATGATTGAGATAAAGCACAACTTTTTAGGGGTTCCTGATATCCCATTAAAAAAAACAAAATTTGTAATACTTCCTGTTCCTTTTGAAGCAACAACTTCCTGTCAGACAGGGACAAAAGAAGGTCCATCCAGTATCATTTATTCATCCAATTATGTAGAACTTTATGACGAAGAATTAGATTGTGAACCATATACAGCGGGAGTAAAAACGCTTCTACCTATTGAACCATTCTATAAAAGTTTGAAAACAATGGTATCAAGAATTGAAAAGAAAACATCCTTTTATATCAATAAAAGAAAATTTGTCATAGGGCTTGGTGGAGAACATACAATCTCACTCGGATTTGTAAATGCATATCTGAAACATTTCTCTGATATAAAAGTCCTTTCTCTTGATGCACATGCAGACCTTAGAGAGGAATATCAGGGCACAGAACTCAGTCATGCCTGTGTGATGAGAAGAATTTCAG
The window above is part of the bacterium genome. Proteins encoded here:
- the speB gene encoding agmatinase is translated as MIEIKHNFLGVPDIPLKKTKFVILPVPFEATTSCQTGTKEGPSSIIYSSNYVELYDEELDCEPYTAGVKTLLPIEPFYKSLKTMVSRIEKKTSFYINKRKFVIGLGGEHTISLGFVNAYLKHFSDIKVLSLDAHADLREEYQGTELSHACVMRRISELGVPVFSAGVRSISIEEKNFLNKNGNVKVLFAHQMHRKKWSDILNKMLPSGNYYLTFDVDFFDPSIIPDTGTPEPGGFLWYETMEFLRTFIQREDINLVGFDTVELSPSKHFTPSSFLVAKLIYRIIGFITCKD
- a CDS encoding sugar phosphate isomerase/epimerase, coding for MFRTLPADVFDKDTGIREKLRLATIGSFQGVEINIEEISILIKEHSPAYVKGMFDSFNLKAGIWKLPFSLDSEQRIYDKGIEKLENYARNASYLEAFRAVTYIELGSSKLLKDNISFYIERLYSVAKILNDYGCKIGIYFEHHKHFLPVEITRLCNKIKTGNAGFVLSARQWYLSGGEIGELKKVSKEDIVYVLVGDISSEKKGRYMPGETGIINIPVFLNTLADVGYDGPVSPEIPDRELLTIPSEIVVRLLGGSLLKVWKKAFTEKQQD
- a CDS encoding radical SAM protein — translated: MENTFHIQWHITDRCNLRCLHCYQDSFSSKSELPLSSLEKIFSNMVDFVEKRRQKLVIDITGGEPFLYNDWATLVSLIYKHPQVKKTGIITNGFFLNERNIKLLENFKNLTLKISAEGMNKQIFELFRGKGTYDEFLYICEHLKNALPKEKILMFTLTKENVKNVPYLFDFIKDYNFSAFVLERFIPWGRGRKILESIISLPDWLYIINVLCEICKVEKDMDSLLPYRGFMVKLDNKGKYNLFGAPCIIGIDGIAVMPDGSVYPCRRFPVNIGNLLQNKLEDIWEKSDVLEKLRIYPLKGKCKNCKITHCRGCRALAYSITGDFMEEDIMCPLTKGGWENGYDA
- a CDS encoding arginine decarboxylase, pyruvoyl-dependent, encoding MMPKKVFLTKGVGKHKEKLTSFELALRDAGIAQFNLVSISSIFPPHCKLISKQAGLAQLKAGQVVYTVLSRNATNEPHRLITASVGIAIPKERSHYGYLSEHEGFGETEDKAGDYAEDLAATMLATILGIEFDPDSSYDKKKEIWRMSNRIVKTTNITQSAVGDKNGLWTTVIAAAVFIME